One Gemmatimonadota bacterium genomic window, ATGGCCGAGAACGCGAAATACATGGTCGCACCGTGCTCGGCTGCGATGGTTTTAATTCAATGGTCGCGCGCAAAGCGGGATTATACGCCCATGAATCCGTGCACTGGGTCGTAGCGATTCGCTGCTATTACGAAAATGTGGCGGGATTGGGCAATCAAATCGAGTTGCATTTTGTAGATGAAGTCTTGCCGGGTTATTTCTGGATATTCCCACTGGAAAATGGAACGGCAAATGTGGGCATTGGCATGCGTCACGATGTATTGAAGAAACGAAGGGTGGATTTGAAAGTAGCACTAAGCGAAGTAATCAGCCGCTCGCCTTATGCCCATCGGTTCAAAAATGCGCGCCCAACAGAAGCCCCGGTGGGATGGAATCTCCCGGTGGGAAGCACCCGTCGAAAAAGTTATGAGAATGGCGTATTGCTCTTGGGCGATGCCGCAGGATTGATCGACCCCTTCACGGGCGAGGGAATTGGCAATGCACTGTATTCCGCGCGTTTTGCCGTTAATGCCGTGAAGGAAGCCATTGCCGCAGATGATTATTCAGCGACTTTTCTAAAGCGATACGAAGACCGATTATGGGATGCAATAGGCGATGAATTGGCGACCAGCACGCGAATGCAAAAATTGGGACAATGGCGTCCCCTTCTCAACTTTACAATCCACAAAGCCGCACACAACGACAAAGTGCGCGATCTAATCTGCGGCATGATGGCCAATGCCGTCCCCAAAAAACAACTCACCAATCCCCTGTTTTATTTGAAACTGCTATTTAGTTAAACAAGCTGACCTAACCAAACGCCTCTTGCAAATACGCCAGATCGAGTTCGGGATAAACCGGAAACCGCTCGAGAAGATTGGCGATCCTCTGTTGGGCGTCTTCGAGCACACCATCCTGGACTCTGTATTGGACTTTGCTAAACTGGCCCGCACTTCTGCCCTTCGTGAACCGCAATGGCCGTGCATGGGTGAGCACATTGCCCATGACCGCGCCGATCTCTCGCATCTCTTCTGCCCCCATACCAAGCGTCGTAAGCGCCGGTGTCCCCACCCTGAGACCACTGGTGTACCATGGACCATTGGGATCAAAGGGAATCGTATTTTTATTCAGCGTAATCCCGGCATCGCGGAGCAGGGTTTCGGTCTGGCGCCCCGTGAGATTAAAAGGCGTAACATCAACCTGCAGCAAGTGATTGTCAGTCCCCCCAGTAAGAACTGTAAGCCCCGCATCCATACACGCCTGGGCGAGCACCTGGGCATTATCGACAATACTTGCAGCATACGCTTGAAACTCGGGCGTACTCGCCTCCTCAAACGCGACGGCTTTGGCCGCCATCACATGGGGCAGTGGACCGCCGAGCACCATCGGGCAGCCCTTATCGATCTGCTCGGCAAATTCTTCCGTACACAAAACCATACCCCCTCTGGGACCGCGCAGAGTCTTGTGTGTGGTCGTCGTAACGATCTGGGCATGGGCAACCGGATCAAAATCGCCCGCAAAAACTTTACCGGCCACCAATCCGGCAAAATGCGCCATATCCACCATAAAAACAGCCCCCACTTCATCGGCAATTTCCCGGAAAATGCGAAAATTAATTTTGCGCGGATAAGCACTATAACCCGCTAAAAGAATCAAAGGTTTGACTGTTCTGGCCTGGTCGCGGACTTCATCGTAGTCGATAAGACCAGATTCTTTATTCACCGTGTATGCATGCGCCTCAAACATGCGCCCGGACACATTGATGCGATAGCCGTGCGTGAGATGCCCCCCGGATGCGAGATCCAGCCCAAGGAGCTTTTGATTGCCCAATTGCGTGCGAAGTGCGCCCCATGCTTCATCCGAGAGATCAAACGGCGATTTTTCCCCCATTTTTTCGAGTGCAACATCTTGAACGCACCCCGAGAGAATCGCCCAAAAAGCGACCATATTCGCATCTGCGCCCGAATGGGGTTGAACATAAGCGTGATCCGCGCCAAAGAGATCGCACGCCAGCTTTGCAGCCTGGCTTTCAATCGCATCTACATTATCACAACCAGCGTAAAAACGGTGATCGGGAATCCCCTCGGCGTATTTATCGGTCAGCAAATTGCCCATAGCCAGTTGCGTGGGCAAAGAGCAATAATTCTCGCTCGCAATCATCTTGAGATTCGAACGCTGGTCGGCCAACTCGCCCACGATATTTTTCGCCACATCGGGCGATACGGAAGCGACCTGTTCCAGCGAGGCCAAATAGGCGACAAATCCGGGATTTGGAGTGGGATTTTGGGCAAGATAGTCGGCAAGAGGACTGGACATGGATATTCTCCTCGCGTTTTGCCCGATACAAAAATAGCCCGGGCTGTGTGTAAATTTCATAAGCCCAGGCGATCGGCTATCGGATGAAGAGCACTGCGCTTCCCCGTGGTCAATTCCACGTTCATTCGCCAGTCACGCAGACCCTTGTCAAAAATCAATATACAGAATTGCAGACCAAAGTCAACGGTTTGTTAGGGCGTAAAAAAGCGCCAGCCCCACAAAATGAGGGGATATCCCGCAATAAAAATGATACGCGCAATAACACCCTCTATTGACGTATCGTGAAGATAAGGGGATAAAACGACAAAAACAACCGCCCCCGCAACACATATCTTCCCCAAACGCCCGTATTCGTAGGGAACCGGATAAAACCGCCGCACAATAAGAAAAAGCAAAACAGCCATCAAAACATGCGCGATAAGCGTACTATAAGCAGCGGCAATAAATCCAATTTTGGGCAAAAGAAAAATATTGATAGCGATATTCACACACGCACCCGTCCCCACAATAAACGGCAGGGATCCCGCGCGACCTTCGGCATATACACCCGCGGTGAGAATGATATAAAGACCGTGAAAGAAAAATGCCAGCCCCACCAAAGGCACAACCCGTATGCCTTCGAGATAAGTCTCTGCATTGTCACCGGCAATCAGAACGATAATTTCGCGTGCAAAAGTAGCTAAAATCAAACAGCCAAAAATGCCGAACAGCGTGAAATACGTAGTGACACGCGCACACATCTGCCGCGTATCTTCCTCTGTATTTTCATCCACGGTTTCGTCGAGCACGGCAGGTGCCCAGGCAGAGCGAAACGCTTTAACCACAAAAAAGATGGGCAAACCGAGTTTATAGGTAATACCGTAAATCCCCAGATCGTCGAGATCCAAAAAAAATCGGATCAGAAAGCGGTCAGACAGACTAATGATGAGAAAAGAAAAAGCCGAGGGTACAAACGGCAGGCCAAAACGCAGAAGTTCGCGCAACGCGCGTACATCAAAAGCTGGACGAATCAAGCGCAGACCAACGGGAAACATGACAATAAGTGCAAAAAGAGAACTGATGAGATTGGCTTCAAAAACCGCGATTGGCCCGCGTTCAAGAATTGCGATAAAATAAGCGGTAAGACCGAGTTGTAGCGTGTGTTGAATCACCCGCACAATCGCATAGTGAAAGGATCTCTGACGAGCGCGACAAAGTGTGAAAAGGGGTTCTGACAGCGCGTCCAAAAGGACAACGGCGGCAATAAGTTCGAAGATCGTACTGTAATCCGAACTGCCCAAAAAATGATGCGCGAGACTCCCGGCATTGGTCCAGACCAGACTCGACAGAATAACCCCTGTGGCGAATAGTGACCAAAATGCGGAGCTAAATGCGGCGCGATGTTTGTCGAGATCGGTCTTGCCAGATAAGAGGCGGACCAGCGCGGGATTGAGACCGAGGGAATAAAAAACCGCGCTAAATCCGATAAATGCAAATGCCAGAGACAAAATGCCATTATCAGCAGGTGTGAGATGTCTGGCATAGATGGGCACGAGCAAAATGGACACTGCGCGACCGAGCAGATCGCCCATGCCATAGACCGCCGTATGTTGCGCGAGAGATTTGATTCGAGAGAACATAATTCACCGCTCAAAGCATCGACATCGGATCGACATTGATCGCCAGAGTCACACCGCGAGATCGGCGTTTATTGGGAGCGAATTGTGTGGCGGCATTGCGGGCGGCGGCATTGAGATGACTGTGCGAATCGGACTTGAGCAAAACCTGCCAGCGATAGGTGCCCTGGATACGCGCGAGAGGAGCCTGTACGGGACCCAGAATTTCGACATCGGGAGATGTTTGTTCGCGCAAAGCCTGTGCGATCATGCCAGCCGCGTGTGTGACATCGTGTTCATCTTTGCCCTTAAAAAGCAACAGCACCACGCGCCCAAAGGGCGGATAACCCAGACTTTGACGCGCACTGAGTTCGCGCTGTGCAAAAGTTTCAAAATCGTGGAACTGCGCGCATTGCACGGCTTCGCCATCGGGCATATAAGTTTGAATAACGACTTCCCCTGGAATCTCGCCTCGTCCAGCGCGCCCACTGACCTGAGTCAGCAATTGGAATGTGCGTTCACTGGCGCGAAAATCTGGCAGATGGATA contains:
- a CDS encoding geranylgeranyl reductase family protein, with translation MTELYDMIIVGAGPAGATAALYAHRAGLNVCLVDKAQFPRDKICGDALSGKVVSILHELDLFDQIARLPGATIREVVFGSPNHVDARVDLRRYDHQDQATGKILPMEGFVIRREVLDNFLFQEAKKVASTCYEGFVVKDLIRENEQIVGVRGVVDGREREIHGRTVLGCDGFNSMVARKAGLYAHESVHWVVAIRCYYENVAGLGNQIELHFVDEVLPGYFWIFPLENGTANVGIGMRHDVLKKRRVDLKVALSEVISRSPYAHRFKNARPTEAPVGWNLPVGSTRRKSYENGVLLLGDAAGLIDPFTGEGIGNALYSARFAVNAVKEAIAADDYSATFLKRYEDRLWDAIGDELATSTRMQKLGQWRPLLNFTIHKAAHNDKVRDLICGMMANAVPKKQLTNPLFYLKLLFS
- a CDS encoding glycine hydroxymethyltransferase, which codes for MSSPLADYLAQNPTPNPGFVAYLASLEQVASVSPDVAKNIVGELADQRSNLKMIASENYCSLPTQLAMGNLLTDKYAEGIPDHRFYAGCDNVDAIESQAAKLACDLFGADHAYVQPHSGADANMVAFWAILSGCVQDVALEKMGEKSPFDLSDEAWGALRTQLGNQKLLGLDLASGGHLTHGYRINVSGRMFEAHAYTVNKESGLIDYDEVRDQARTVKPLILLAGYSAYPRKINFRIFREIADEVGAVFMVDMAHFAGLVAGKVFAGDFDPVAHAQIVTTTTHKTLRGPRGGMVLCTEEFAEQIDKGCPMVLGGPLPHVMAAKAVAFEEASTPEFQAYAASIVDNAQVLAQACMDAGLTVLTGGTDNHLLQVDVTPFNLTGRQTETLLRDAGITLNKNTIPFDPNGPWYTSGLRVGTPALTTLGMGAEEMREIGAVMGNVLTHARPLRFTKGRSAGQFSKVQYRVQDGVLEDAQQRIANLLERFPVYPELDLAYLQEAFG
- a CDS encoding flippase produces the protein MFSRIKSLAQHTAVYGMGDLLGRAVSILLVPIYARHLTPADNGILSLAFAFIGFSAVFYSLGLNPALVRLLSGKTDLDKHRAAFSSAFWSLFATGVILSSLVWTNAGSLAHHFLGSSDYSTIFELIAAVVLLDALSEPLFTLCRARQRSFHYAIVRVIQHTLQLGLTAYFIAILERGPIAVFEANLISSLFALIVMFPVGLRLIRPAFDVRALRELLRFGLPFVPSAFSFLIISLSDRFLIRFFLDLDDLGIYGITYKLGLPIFFVVKAFRSAWAPAVLDETVDENTEEDTRQMCARVTTYFTLFGIFGCLILATFAREIIVLIAGDNAETYLEGIRVVPLVGLAFFFHGLYIILTAGVYAEGRAGSLPFIVGTGACVNIAINIFLLPKIGFIAAAYSTLIAHVLMAVLLFLIVRRFYPVPYEYGRLGKICVAGAVVFVVLSPYLHDTSIEGVIARIIFIAGYPLILWGWRFFTP